The DNA window TGCAACTGCGCGTCCAATGCCCACTCAAACCGGCCTCGTTGACACGTGCAGCCTTCGGCGCCCCCACGGCAGCGCCGACCTGGCAAGCAGGCGACCGGCAAAGCTGCGCCCAGTCGATCGTCACCGTCACTCTCACACCCAGTCAGCTCAAGAAGGCCCAATGGGGACCGGTCGGCGCCAGCTGGGAACACACGCTGTACTTCGAGGCAGCGCGCGCTCGAACCGAGCAGACCTTCAGCATCCTCAAGTCGGCCCACGTCACCAAGCTCGTCGACCTCAAATGGGGCCCCCGACGCGAACCCATGGTCAAGCTCCTGATGGCGCTCGCCGTAGCCAGCACGAATCACCGCATCCAGAAGACCTACCGGTCACGCCAGGCTCGCGAAGAATCCATCGACGTCCGCCGACGCCAGCTCCGCGACCACCTCGGACACGAACCTGCCAAGACACCGCCCCTGACCTGACGAGACCCAACCCGCAGCGGGCCGCGCGAACAACGCGCCGGCCCGCTTCGGCATGCCCAACGCGTCCAGATAAATCCCGGCCAAAAATTACCGGTCAAGGGAAGGTCTGATCCACCCCGGCATGTCGGGAGGTTCTCTTATCTGAGTGCCTCCTCGGTATGAGGGTGCCGTTGGCGATGGTAATAGAGGGCTTCGGCCCGGTCCGGAGTCAGGTCCTGGCAGTAGCCATTCGGTCGCTGCCGGTTGTAGAAAGCCACCCATTCGGCGGTTGCCAGCGAGAGGTCGGCGGCACCGGGATACGGCGGCTGGTGGTCGATGAGTTCGGTCTTGTAGCTGCTGTTCACCGATTCGGCCAAGGCGTTGTCGAAGCTATCGCCCACCGATCCGACTGAGGGCAGGATCCCTTCAGCGGCCAAGTGTTCAGTGAACGCTACCGCCGTATATTGAGAGCCCGCATCGCTGTGATGGATCAGATCATCCAAAAATGTTGCACCAGAACGCTTCCTGGTATCTATGGCGTGGTTGATCGCATCGGTCACCAGCTTCTGGGTCATCTCGGTGGCCACCTTCCAGCCTACGATCTTGCGGGCGTAGACGTCGGTCACGAACGCTGTGTAGGCCCAGCCGGCACGGGTCCGGCAGTACGTGAAATCGGCCACCCACAAACGGTCCGGCGCGCCGGCGACGAAATGCCGCGCGACCCGATCCGGAGCTCGCGTTGCTGCCGGATCAGCAATGGTGGTGCGCACCCGGCGGCGCTTGCACGCACCCCGCCAACCCATCTCCCGCATGACCCGCTCCACAACACACCGTGAGACATCGAGTCCGTTGGTACGCAACACAATCCACGTCTTACGGGCACCCAGAACCGCGAACAGCTTGTTGGATCGGCGCAGCCGCCAGATGGCGTCGATCACCTGCGCATCAGTCCAGTCCGCCTTCGAGGGGCCACGGCGGGCGCGGTGGGCGTAATACGTCGACGGGGCGATCACGACGCCGAACTCCGAGAGCACGGCGCACATCGACTCGACACCCCACTTGAGACCATCAGCGCCCACACGCATGTGCTGGTGGGCGCTGATGAACTCCACGACTACTGAGACGGCCGGTCGAGCTCGGCAGCGAAGAAAACCGACGCCGCCTTCAAAATCGCGTTGGCCCGCTTGAGTTCAGCGTTCTCCCGGCGCAGCTTGCGCAGGACCTCGGATTCCTCGCTGGTCTGCCCAGCCCGAT is part of the Mycobacterium sp. SMC-8 genome and encodes:
- a CDS encoding IS3 family transposase (programmed frameshift) codes for the protein MVADLRSDTVSEWEAMGRVADLLGVGTAETVRKWVRQAEIDAGDRAGQTSEESEVLRKLRRENAELKRANAILKAASGFLRCRARPAVSVVVEFISAHQHMRVGADGLKWGVESMCAVLSEFGVVIAPSTYYAHRARRGPSKADWTDAQVIDAIWRLRRSNKLFAVLGARKTWIVLRTNGLDVSRCVVERVMREMGWRGACKRRRVRTTIADPAATRAPDRVARHFVAGAPDRLWVADFTYCRTRAGWAYTAFVTDVYARKIVGWKVATEMTQKLVTDAINHAIDTRKRSGATFLDDLIHHSDAGSQYTAVAFTEHLAAEGILPSVGSVGDSFDNALAESVNSSYKTELIDHQPPYPGAADLSLATAEWVAFYNRQRPNGYCQDLTPDRAEALYYHRQRHPHTEEALR